The genomic segment ACATGGTAATCTTCTTCTGGCAATCCAccatgatgaaaaaaaaaacaaaagattttgaaTACTCAATCACTTCAACTACAATTATCTCTCTGTCTTCTGCATAAGTATCATCATAATAATGACTTTCCTCACTGTCGATATAAGAAAACAGAGTACTACAGAGCTTGTTGCAGAGATCTATAAATTGTTCTTGTAGTAAGTAAAAACCACAAGAACTAAGGCTCCCTTGAATCTTGAACATGTTAATCAGTGTAAATGGCGGTGGTCGTAAGTGGAAACCAAGCACCCACAGGAGCTGCACATCAACAATGGAAAAACCCAGACACAAGACTCCCCCATGATGCTCCTTCCGCACTCCAAAAATCTCACGTGATGATATCACCACAACTGTGTTATTGTGAACAAAAATTTCCACCATACGCCTCTTCTTTGTAATTAAAGCTTCAATGAGAACGAAAATAACATAGTGACTTATGTTACTCACATCTGCAGTGTAGAAGTCACTTTGATGAGAAGATGTTAATTGCCTTGAGCTTTCTTTCTCAAACTCCACCAATCCCTAATCTCTGCCTTTGTATTGCGCatgtaaatttcttttttacccttttgtCTCTTACAGCTTAGATGAAAATTAGCTCTTGTTATTTTCCATTGACAAAGACTTTCAAGAGATTCTCTGCTTTCAGGCACCGCAACTGCACGATCACAATTCTTCATAATGACTTCACCGAAATCTTCATCATAGGCATCATAAATAGAATCAACAACATCATAGACCAACTCTATAGTTTGGACATGATCAACCGAGTCGTCAACCCTTATAACATCAAGGTATCACTTTTGTCGTGACTCCGATCATGTGACTCACAATCTTCAACATCAGCTACGAAAACATTCAGATCGCTGTTTATATTTGACAAGGTCTGGTCGTCATTGACGAAATCATCGTCGTTTTCTACGCCGTCGTTGACAATAGCactgtcttcttcatctctgaCATCGCGTTCTATATCTACCCAAGAAACCATAGTCGGAGACAAATCATCGTCAGCATCACCGTAGATACTATATATGGGTTTAGAAAccatatatttcttttgaatGTGCCAATTTGCTTTGTGATCCACCGAAAAACGCCTTCGTCGTTTTGACTTTTGCAAACGACTATGCACCAAACTATCATAATGACGAGGTAAGAAGTGTGCACATAGCTTCTGCTTAAGTTTATCCCAAAATTTAATAGGGCTTTTGCTGGCTTGCTTGCGTGTTTTCTTCACATGTTGCCACCATGATGCGGCTTGTCCTCAAAAATTTTTAACCACAGGTCCACAAGCGAAACAAATCCATCATCCGAAATGCTTTGAAACTCCAAAATCTCTTCAACCTCCACCAGCCAATCTAGTAATAAATCACTAGAAAATCCACCGTGGAACTCCAGAATATCTACCTTAAAATCTGGGAATATCTTCGGAAGGAAATTAAACTACTGTGATgaatctgataccaactgatagaGAGCGGAAGCTTAACAATGGACGAGAACACTACATGTCCAGGAGAACTCGGATTCACGAACGGATCTTGCTTAAAACGTCgtaacttgacgaagaagcaatAAGGATAGGGCCGACATTGGTGTCGTGATCGTCGGAAAGATGCGCTGCATCATTAATCTTCTTTCATCCTCTATTTGGGTTTGTTGATCGGAACCATGAATCATGATATCACCattcttattctttttcttgCTCTTGATATAAACACAATATCCTTTTTATGGTATAGTTTAGACCaccttttttgtctttttttttcatttcttaaacagaagaagagatggaactAAGATCCCACAAACTTGGAACAACAACTGAAGTACAAACAAACAACTAAAGAGATCATGATGTGACTCCCTACTATTAATATAAGTAGATCTAATAATTAGAGAGACTTGGTGAATGAAATTTTGATTGGGTTTCTTCAAATGTACATATATCATTTCAACCCCATCATTGTATCTTTATGATCTTCATTGATTTGAATGTGAATCAGAAGCAGGCTTGGGGTTTGACCAAATTACCAAGAGTACTATCACCAAGGACATTGACACATGAAGATTGTGCAGTTTCATTAGCATATCTCAAATTAATGTCCTTCATTCTTATACGTGTGCATGGAGTTTTAGAACTACAGTCCAAATTTACAGCAATTTTCGTAGCCGATGTTCCTCTTATGCCTTGATAAATTACATCGTTTATCCTCACTCCCGATTCCTAGATCATTGtcatcaagaaaataaattataaactgaAATGCTTAACTCCTCTCTAACTCATGTACATTGTTTTTTCCCTTCATTAACACGTATATAAGTTGTGAGAGTAAACGTTAATGCATGTAGACCAATTCAACTCATCTGCCTTAAGATAACAAAATTTTGCacctaataaataaataagttaccTGAGAAGGACAGTTGATGTTATGAGGGCAGTAATGTTGGTCAATAATTATGGGAAACTTGACATTGAACATGAGAGAGTCTAAGAACCGAACCCTCTGAACAAAACCAGATGTTGGATTAGCCCATGACTTGATTCTTAATCCATTGTCTGTTCCTACAAACACTGTCTTCTTCACCGTCACATTTTgaactccttcttcttctctatcctTTCCCAAGCTTCCAATGCttcattttatataaaagaaaattttatttattatatacacacGTTCGTTTCATATGGGTGCATATATAGTGtattatttcacaaaaaaatatatgtaatcaaAGAATCTATATTTCACATTGTAAAATTATAGTTTTCTTTCTCTGACATATGGGACTCACCTGATTCCATGACCAGGGCCACATGTGACTCGTTCGACCCACAAGTTCTTTGTTCCAGGGCCAATAGAGATACAGTCGTCACCGGTTTTGATGGAAGCGTTACGGATCTCAACATCGGTCGATAGCTGAACATGGATGCCATCTGTGTTAGGACTTTTTCCATCAGCCACGATTTGAATATCATCGAGCTTAACATCACGGCATCGGTTGATGACAATGTGGAACATTTGGCTGTTCAGTGATAGTAATCCCTTCACCTTGATTCTACTCGACTCCACAAAACTCATTGTCTACATCattcacacaaacaaaaaaaaagagtcaaagatctagggttttgttcaAAAGATATTGATAATTAAGTTCTTGCAACACTattctaattttgtaaatataaaggATAATGGGCGTACCGTAGCACCAGCTGGGCAGTTGTTGCTAGATGAAGCTTTACAAGACCACAACGAGGGTCCCTTGGGGTCGAGAGAACCACCGATAACGGAAACTCCACTGACTCGTTCAAAGCTGAGCCAGTTTGCTTCTTTCCCAAGAAACATGTAATCCTCCGAACCAACAAGAGTACCATCGATCCTGAAGACAATATTAAGACTCTTGCAACCCACACCATTGAAACGAACAGGGCTAACCAGATACCGTCCTTTTGGCACGTATATAACGGCTGCATCAGTGGATCCGCACGCTGCATCCCATGCCTTGACAAAAGCTGGAGCTGAGTCAACAATACCGTTAGGTTTAGCTCCGAAGCTCAACACATTGAATTGTTTTGTTGCATGAGATGGTCTTGATAAAGACAAGAAGAGGGCTATTGCAATAAGGATGTAAGCGTGTAGATTTGTACTTTGGACCCTCtccattttgtttttgcttaatGATATGGAGAAATGAAAACGAGTTTCGATTTTCTTGGCAGGCTGATTGAGTAGGAAAAGGTAATAAAAGAGTTGATGGTAATGACTAGGTATAGTAAGGTTTATATATACTATGGATTTGAAGATTAGAGTATATTGAAAGAATTGTTGGATAAGGGGCAAATAAAAGTTGCTGCGTTTGAAGCTAATATTAAATAGGGTGACAATGACACAGCGCGTCTGCATGGATTACTTAAGCTCTAAACTATAAATCTAGAGTGTCTTTGTTACTcgattctttgtttttgttataaaaaaataatgataataaaaagttattaaaattgttaaataaaaatatggtaTACAAGACTAAGAGTAATTAATGTtgcaaatatttaatattctgggaggaataaaaaaactaaaaaactttctttttttggataaacatttttttatatataattgtgaattaaatttcttttctttttttggacaaactttactaaataaataaaactatgtaTTGGCCTTTCCCATCAAAACAATTTAAACGACGACTTAATTAAACAGGCGCAGCTTTCTTTATTTCGAATCAAACTATCTTTTtcgtttagaatttagaatttacaTTGAATCTTTTTTAAATCTTTAGTTGAAAGATATCCATGGCCTTTTGTCGCCTCCAGATTAGGATATATTGAATCAACATATGCTTAATTAACTATATTCATAGATACAGTGAATCCACGAATACTACAAtaagaacaaaacaattttaaatacaTTCTAATGATTTTTATCATATAGTACAACGGATTGGCGCAAGTATTTAATAAAGATTACGTTAAAGAATGTTACTGGAActctctatacatatatatacttttttgacAATAGTGtgaaatatatttgaaagaaaaaagttgtTTTTGACATAacacttttttatataaaaggacatattttttttccactttAACTCTTCattattatgttctttttcATTTAGGATTTGTGTCTTTTTACCATTATTTCcgttttctattattattattatgattatttttcatttctttgtttcaaatAGTTGTATGTTTTACTAATAGTTGTGTTTGTCTaaaatttatatctatttataatttatttaaattttaaataactatatataaaatatttcatggtataaatgtaaaaaaatgttttcaaatgtGAAACCGTTTTatcaaacttttctttttaatttttaactgtaggttatctttttttattattattattattattattcttattattattattattattattattattattattattattattattattattataaatcttGTTCATGTATATTTTCACTAACCTATCCATCTTTCAGTCATTTATGTCTTCCCCAatct from the Camelina sativa cultivar DH55 chromosome 12, Cs, whole genome shotgun sequence genome contains:
- the LOC104733831 gene encoding polygalacturonase-like codes for the protein MERVQSTNLHAYILIAIALFLSLSRPSHATKQFNVLSFGAKPNGIVDSAPAFVKAWDAACGSTDAAVIYVPKGRYLVSPVRFNGVGCKSLNIVFRIDGTLVGSEDYMFLGKEANWLSFERVSGVSVIGGSLDPKGPSLWSCKASSSNNCPAGATTMSFVESSRIKVKGLLSLNSQMFHIVINRCRDVKLDDIQIVADGKSPNTDGIHVQLSTDVEIRNASIKTGDDCISIGPGTKNLWVERVTCGPGHGISIGSLGKDREEEGVQNVTVKKTVFVGTDNGLRIKSWANPTSGFVQRVRFLDSLMFNVKFPIIIDQHYCPHNINCPSQESGVRINDVIYQGIRGTSATKIAVNLDCSSKTPCTRIRMKDINLRYANETAQSSCVNVLGDSTLGNLVKPQACF